CTTTTATTTTTCCAGGCTAACTAGAGACATATATGAAATGAAAGATTCAGTAGAAAACATTCAAAAGGGTGAATTTAGTAAAGTACATAAGGTAAATCGAAATGATGAATTGGGAGAATTGAGCAGTGGTCTTATATTTATGAGTAATACTATAGAACAAAATATTGAGGACCTTAAAGTTGAAAGGGATTCTTTAAATGCAGCTGTGGATAAATTAAAAAAAATGGACAAGCAACAAAAAGAGTTTATAGGAAATGTAACTCATGAATTCAAAACTCCAATTACCAGCATAAAGGCCTATGCAGATGTGATTGGAATGTACACGGATGATTTAAAATTAATTGAAGAAGGTACTTTAAGTATATCAAAAGAATGTGATAGGCTTTCGGGCATGGTAGATAATATATTGAGCTTATCCGCCCTTGAAAAATATGATTTTGAAATTGAAAAAAATGAAGTTAATTTAAAGAAAATATTGAATGAAATATGCAAAACAATGATGGCAAAAGTCAAGAAAAATAATTTGATTTTAAAATATGATGCAGGGGATATTGTTGTTAATTTAGATGAGGACAGCTTAAAGCATATTCTAATTAATTTAATTGATAATGCTATAAAATATAATAGACAAGGTGGCAGTATATATATTGAGTGTTATAAAAATGATAAAGACAAGATAACTATAAGTGTCGAAGATACTGGTATAGGTATGAGTGAAGAAGTGCTTTCCAAAATTTTTGAACCTTTTTATAGAGCTGATAAACACAGGAGTCGTGAAACAGGAGGAGCTGGACTTGGACTAGCTTTAGTTAAAAAGCTAGTTGAAAAACAAGGAGGAACCATAAAGGTAAATTCTAAATTAAATGAGGGTACTATTTTTTACGTTGAATTTTCAACATAAAGTTTACAAGATTGTGACATCTATTTATAATTTTGTGAACAAGTTTTGATAACATGAATTTATCCGATGACTACCTGCTCTAATACTCCCACGCACTCTGTGAAAGCGGCTATCACCAAATCAAAGATTTGAGATATCTGCTTTTCTCCAAGTGGAAGTAAAGAGCAGCTACGTCCCTGGATAACGATTTCTAAGCATCAGGTGGAGTCAAAACTCCATCTGATGCCAAGAACTCTGTTTATTAAGAAAAAGGAGGAAAGTTCAATGTTGAGTAAAAAGGTTTTATCTCTGATTTTGGCTGTAGGAGTTATAGGAGGTGTAAGTGCAGTTCAATTAAATCATCATGTAATTGCTAAATCTAAACAGGACATAAAAGTAACAGCATATAAACCTTCTGCTAAAGTCAATGAAAACGGGTACCAGATTGATAAATATGAAAATATTGAAAGTACTGCATGGCTTAATGAAAATGAAGTGTTGACTTTAAGTAGAAAAAGTGAATTTAAAAATCCTGATTCAACTAGAATGATAAGATATTGCAGCATTTATAATTTGAATACAAAAAGTTCTAAAGATTTTAAGAATGCAAATATAGATGAATTTTTAGGAGTATCGCCAGATAAGAAATATGTTCTTTATGCAGAAGCAAGGAATATTCCCAAAATTGAAAGCCAGGAGTGGAAAGATGCTCTTGCTTCAGGAGATTTACTCCACAAAAATGTAAAATTATTAAATTTGTCTACAGGTCAAATTACCGATGTAAATACGGAAAAGTTAAACAGTGATGCCCAGTTTATATGGGTAAGTAAGAATAAAATTTTAGCAAATTATTTTAATCATTGGGCAGTAATTGATACAACTGGGAAAGTATATGCTGATGGAAGTTATAATGGTGGAGAACATGATGATGCATGGATATCCGGTGTAGATGATATTAAAGATTTAGGAAGCAGTGTAGAAGGTAAGTTTTATTATACTCAAGGTAAGAATGGAAAAGAAGGAGTAAAAGTATGCTCCATGGACGTGAAGACTAAAGAGATAAAGAATATTTGTGCCAATAAATATTCTTTGCATGCAGATAAAAAGGGAAAGACAATTATAATGGACAACTACAATAACAATGGCGGGGCAGTTGATGGAGTTTATGTGAACAGAACCTTTGGAGCACTTGTTATGAACGAATCCGGTAAGGTACTTCAAGATATTAAACTTCCTAAAGGTAGAATAAGTTCTGGATTACCTACTTCTGACTATATACTATCACCTGACGGAAGTAAAGCTGCTTATGTTGAGAGCAATAATGAAATTAGTCGTCAGCTAGGTTCGAATAATAAGGATCTTAATATATCCATTAAGGTTATAGATATTAAAACAGGCGATATAAAGGAAATAGTAAAAGTAGCCAGCTTAAAGGATAAAAATCAGGGAAATAACTATATTACAGTTAAAATTAAAGATAAAGATGGCAAAATTAAAGAAAAGAAGATTACAAGAGTGCCTTGTATTTCAAACATTTGTTGGGATAGTACAAGTACTGCACTGTCATTTACTTATGGAAGTTCTTCAGATCCGTTTAATAAAGACAACATAAATAGTTATGTTGTTACTTTTGATAAATAACCTCTTTATAAATTAAATTTTGCATATATAAAATTTTAGCCTAATATAAAAACTTTGCGAAGCAAAGCTTTTTGAGTTGAGAATTGAGAGTTGAGAGTGAATGTTGATTTTTAGCTATCGCAAAAAATCTTTAAATTTATATGAACCAGCAATGTTTCGCCTTAGCGAAACGAGTTGTCAAAAATTTAATCAAAGATTTTTTATAGTGTAACGAAAAAAATCCACATTAACTCTCCACTTTCCACTCTCAATTCTTAACTAATCAAATTGCTTCGCAATATTTTTAAACTGCGAAAATTGAGTTATGGTTGTGGATCTATACAATTTGTTTAAAATTATCTTTAGTAACCCCACATATTGGACAAGTCCAATCATCTGGTATGTTTTCAAATGGAGTACCAGGTGAAATTCCTGAGTCAGGATCTCCAACAGATGGATCGTAAATGTATCCACACACTGTACATTCATACTTTCCTGTATTTTTCGAAGCTTCATCTTTATTTTGCGGGATGTTTGCTTCAACCTTAGGGGAGATTCCTCGTTTCATATCCTGATAATATTTATAGGTAATTTGTTCTACATCGTTAAGTAGTTCTGCATTTAGTACTTTGCAGATAAATATTGTATGAGTTAAAACATCAATTTCTTTTTCAACCTTTAAGTCAAAATAGGATGATGTGTTGTCTAATATTATAGGGACACCACTTTCCATTGTCTTAAATGATACTCCTTCAAATTTATCAATGTCCCTTCCTGATTTAAATCCAAATTTGCCAATGAATTCAATAGGAGTTTCTATGGATAGAGCAGATACACCTATAAATTTACTCCTTTGTATATAATCATGGGTAAGATTCTTTTTGTTTATGCTCACTGCGAGAATAGCAGGGTTTGATGTTATTTGAAAAACTGTATTTGCAATTTGAGCATTTTTTCTTCCCTCCGAAATAGAGCTTACAACGTATAATCCATAGCTTAATTTGTAAAAAGCTTTATTATCAATCATAAATTTATATACTTACATGTAATATTATGTAAGTAATCCCCCTCCCTTATATATTTTTAAAATTATTAGTTAGCATTTTCATTTACTGGTGGTACAAAAGTTCTTGATTGAAGTTCTGTATCTAGCATATAAAGTGCTGCAGAATTACCACTTATTTTATCCAATTTTTTAACTATCTTACCAAAAGTGTCTTCTTCCTCAATTTGCTCATCTATAAACCACTTGAGTAAACTTACTGTGGCATGTTCTTTTTCTTCGGTAGCAAGATCCATCAAATTGTAAATTCTTGCAGTAACTTTTTTTTCATGTGTTAGTGCTTTGTTGAAAACATCATTTATTGAATCATAATTGTTATCAGGTGAATCTATAGATCCAATGAGTATTCTGGCATTTGTTCTTTTTAGAAAATCATAAAATTTTGATATATGGTAGTTTTCTTCTTCAATTTGCACTTTAAAGAAGTTTGAAAATCCATCTAGATCCAATGAATCACAGTATGCTTTCATGGAAAAGTAAATATTTGCTGAGTACATTTCATAGTTTATCTGATCGTTTATAGCTTTTATAAGTTTATTACTTAACATAGTATAAGCTTCCTTTCTTCCGTAGTTTAGATTAAGTTACATTTTAGTATAAATTATATAAAATAAAATTATACATTTTACAGTCTCCCTTGAGATCTCAAAAGTTAATACTGAGGGAATATTAGATATTAAAGTAAAATAATTATTATTTAATATCTAATGTTAGAATATCACACTTAATATAAATTTTCAATATTTATATTGCAGATAAAATTTTATATTTTAAAATTGATTTAACTAAAAATACAAATCTATTTATATATATTAACATTTAAAATATTATGTAAATTAAAATTAATGTAAACAATAAATTTTTGACAATTATACATAATAAATTCTTTTACTGCCATACTAAATTTGTAATTAGTCTAAGAATTTTCTAACACAACCTTAGTATAATATTAAAAGTTTAAATAAAATTTAAAAATAGACTAGTAGTAATTTATTATAAAATCAACTACATATGGAGATTTTATTAGTGAATTATTATGATAAATTTAAGAATAATAAAATTTGGGAGGTACACATTATATGAATGGTACAGTAAAATGGTTTAATGGAGAAAAGGGATTTGGATTTATCACAGGAGAAGACGGAAAAGATGTTTTTGCACATTTTTCTCAAATAAATTCAAATGGTTATAAAACACTTGATGAAGGTCAGAAAGTTTCTTATGATGTAGTTGAAGGGCCAAAAGGACTTCAAGCAGAGAATATTACTACTATTTAGGTAATGAAATTTCCCCCTTAAATAATCATCTTATTTGAGGGGGGTTTTAGTTATTTAAAAATTTGTTATGACTATTACTTTTATTATTGATTCCTTTTAGAAAATTCATTAATTAAACTTCTTGCAATAGTGAATTTTTTAGGTATATTAGGAAAATTATCTTTTGTAAACCAACTAGCTTGTTTTATTTCACTTCCATCAACTTTTATATGGCCGGATTCATATTCTGCAAAAAATCCTATCATTAAGGAATTTGGAAATGGCCACGGAGAGCTTCTGTAATATTCAATATTTTTTACTTTTATACCAATTTCTTCAAAAATTTCTCTTTTTACAGCACTATTTAAATCCTCTCCGGCCTCTACAAAGCCGGCAATTAAGCCGTACATATTGTCTTTAAATCCATTGTTATGTGCAAGAAGTATCTTGTCACCCTTAGTAACTGCAACTATTATGGCGGGACAAATTACAGGATACATTATGTGATTACAGTTTGGACAAATTTTAGCCATTTCATCTTTTTTATTTTCCGTTTTAGAGCCACATTTGCTACAGAATCTATGAGTCTTATCCCAATTCAGTATTTGACTAGCCCGTCCTGATATTAAAAAAGATTGTTCATCAAGTAGAGAACCAAGGTCGTACAAGTCCATTAAGTTGAAATTAATTGGTAAATTCAATTCAGAAGTTGATTCAATGGCAAAGCAAGATTTTTTTTCAATGCTGCCTAAAAAGAATTCAGTTTGATAGTGAATATCTAGCAATTTAATATCGTTGAAGGTAGGAATTACAAAAATATTTTCTTCCTTTTTCACTAATAGATTTTGTTTATAAAACATACAACATAAGTCGCTACCTTTACTTCTTTTTAAGGTATCAGATGATATTTTAAAATTATTATTCATATGAGGCAAATCCTTTCATACTATTTATATTATTTGTACTAAAATAAGTAACTTTTATTATAGCACCTAATTCAACATAGAGGGTACTTTATCATCTTTTTTAACAATTCTTTAAACTAAAACAAATTTTTAAGCATAATCCCAATTAAAAATAATTACAATAATTCATATAACTAAAAATTTGGGAGGAAAAGAATGCTTGTTGAAGTAGAAAATTTAAAGAAAAGCTATAAAACCGGAGAGGTTATTACAAATGTGTTAAACGGAGTTGAAATGAGTCTAGATAAAGGTGAAATTGGAGTAATTTTAGGACCATCAGGATCTGGAAAATCAACACTTCTCAATATGATAGGTGGAATAGATAGGTGTGATTCTGGGAAAATAGCAGTAAATAAAATTGAAATTACAAAGCTAAATGATACTGAACTTACGGATTATAGAAGAAATTATATAGGATTTATATTTCAGTTTTACAACTTGATACAAAACTTAACTGTTCTTGAAAATGTAGAAGTAGTTTCAAATATAAGTAAGGCACCTTTAAAGACAGATAAAATATTAAAAGCAGTAGGAATGTTTGATAAAAGATATAGATTTCCAAGAGAGTTGAGTGGAGGAGAGCAGCAGAGGGTTTCAATTGCAAGGGCAGTAGTTAAAAACCCAAAGCTCCTTTTATGTGACGAACCAACTGGAGCGTTAGATTTTTCAACATCTAGGGAGATATTGAAACTTTTACAGAAAGTAAATGAAGAATTTAAAACAACTATACTTATGATAACTCATAATACAGCAATAAGTCATATGGCCCACAGGATTTACAAAGTTAGAAATGGAGAGATTACAGACAAAATTTTAAATGACACAATTGTCCCTGTAGAAAGGATTGAGTGGTAGTGGTTATAAATAAGAAAATTAAGAGAACTATAATGGAAAATAAGTCACAGTATTTTGGATCCCTAGCTCTTATAGTAATAAGTTGTTTGCTTTTTACCATGTTTAATCAACTGAAAATAAATATGAGTAAAATAACTTCTTCATTTGAGAAAAATTACAACCTTGAAGATGCAAGTTTTATAACAGAGAAAAAAATTTTAGATGTAAAAAATTTGGAATCAAAATTTAATATGGTAGTAGAAGAAAGCAAGTCAGTTGATTATGAAGTTTCTAGTGGTAAAACTTTACGAATATTAACTTACAATACAAAAGTAAATATACCTGCTGTAACTGAGGGAAAATTACCTGATAAAGGGGAAATTCTTATGGATCCTGCATATGCAAGAGCAAATAAATTAAAAATTGGTGATCATATTACTTTGTACAAAAATATTTTTGAAATATCGGGTTTTATGTCCCTTCCAAATTATATATACTCTTTGAAATCTGAAAATGATTTGATTAGTGATCCAAATAGTTTTGGAATAGTGGTTATTGGAAAAGACGATTTTGATAAAATAAATATGGGGAGCAGGTTTTACTCAATAAGATTTAAAGGTAGTAGAAATAATTTAAGCTCTAGGATATTTGACATTAAAGATTATTTAAATCGTAGTAATATAGTTGTTTTGAGGTGGATAAGTGCAAGTGAAAATCCTAGAATAACGTATGTAAATTTGAAACTAGAGGGAATAAATAAAATGAGTTCTTCAATGCCTATTGCAATATTAGCAATTACATGCATACTTACAGGAGTAGTTATGTGGAGAATGTTAAAAAAGGAATTTACGTCAATTGGAACGCTCTATGCAATTGGCTATAAAAAAAGAGAAATTATGAATCATTATATGAGGTATCCTCTTATAATTGCAGTACTAGGTGGAATACTGGGTACAATTTTGGGTGGCTTTGCCCTAAAGCCCTTGTTAAATTTAATGATTACTTATTTTAATATGCCTATAGAAACCATAGAGTTTAATTTAAAATATATTTTCATAAGTATTATATTACCAGTCATTTTCCTTGGAGTTAGTGGATATTTTGTTATAAATAAAGCACTTAAATATTCACCCCTTCAGCTTATGAGAGGAGGAGATCAAAAGTCAAAAGTCAGCTTTATTGAAAGAAATTTAAAACTTGATATATTCAAATTTTCAACTAAGTTTAAAATAAGAGAGCAACTTAGAAATACTGGAAGAAGTGCATTCCTATTACTTGGAATTATTTTTGCAACTATGCTGCTGCTTTTAGGATTTGCACAAAAGAGCTCTTTTGATTTTTTAATAAATAAAAGCTTTGGCGAAGCTTTTAGATACAGATATTATTATGTATTTAATTCTTTACAAATAGAAAAGCCTGCAATTGGCGAAGCTTTTTTAGAAATACCATTTGCAGTGAAGGGAAATGATAATACAAATTTAACAGTGTACGGAATAAATCCTAATTCTAAATATGTTTTATTAAAGAATATGTCAGGTGAAAAACTCAATTATAAAAAGGTTATAATAACAAGATCGTTAGCTGAAAGATTAAAAGTTAAAAGCGGTGATACAATTGATATTATAAATAAGCTGAATTCAAAACCATATAAAATAACTATTGATAGCATAGCTGAAACTTATGCAGGAGAATATATATTTATGCCTATTTTGCGTCTCAATAATATGCTCAAATATTCTTCTAATAGCTATATTGGGCTTTGGAATATTAATAAAATAGATATTCCTCAATCTAAATTGCTTAGTAGTGGAACAGTTGATGATCTTAAAAATGCATTTAATTCAATGACACAGCCACTTCAATACTCTATTGCCATTGTATCATTTGTATCATTTTTGATTGGACTTATTGTAGTATATGTTGTAACTTCTTTAATCATAGATGAAAATAGGAAAAGTATATCTCTGATGAAAGTTTTTGGATATAAAAGGAAGGAAATTTATTCACTCATTTTGAATAGCTCTTTTTTCATAGTAGTTCTTGGATATATTTTAGGAATACCTTTGCTTTTGATATCTCTTGAGGCTATGTTCAAATCTTTGACAAAGAGCATGAATTTTGAATTTCCTGTTGTTATAGACTATCCTTATATCATTTTAGGATTTCTTATACTATGGTTTACTTATGAAATTTCAAAGAT
The genomic region above belongs to Clostridium sp. AWRP and contains:
- a CDS encoding HAMP domain-containing sensor histidine kinase codes for the protein MVLDIKGLTNYLKVGIKFKLISFTASLLLIVISFLSFLVLNGIKSYQNKETQAILFKQKDIFEEYFSERMSLNKNTNYDDSLARGSIFNKAWLRTIPANIYNTKGELLSGFKTDAKLNENNEKKIMIDYAIKGKVSYREINDVIYFYSPIKYKGNTAAILELEYSIRENKLFYSDIEKLFYGIGFLALVLGIFVGIFYFSRLTRDIYEMKDSVENIQKGEFSKVHKVNRNDELGELSSGLIFMSNTIEQNIEDLKVERDSLNAAVDKLKKMDKQQKEFIGNVTHEFKTPITSIKAYADVIGMYTDDLKLIEEGTLSISKECDRLSGMVDNILSLSALEKYDFEIEKNEVNLKKILNEICKTMMAKVKKNNLILKYDAGDIVVNLDEDSLKHILINLIDNAIKYNRQGGSIYIECYKNDKDKITISVEDTGIGMSEEVLSKIFEPFYRADKHRSRETGGAGLGLALVKKLVEKQGGTIKVNSKLNEGTIFYVEFST
- the rd gene encoding rubredoxin codes for the protein MIDNKAFYKLSYGLYVVSSISEGRKNAQIANTVFQITSNPAILAVSINKKNLTHDYIQRSKFIGVSALSIETPIEFIGKFGFKSGRDIDKFEGVSFKTMESGVPIILDNTSSYFDLKVEKEIDVLTHTIFICKVLNAELLNDVEQITYKYYQDMKRGISPKVEANIPQNKDEASKNTGKYECTVCGYIYDPSVGDPDSGISPGTPFENIPDDWTCPICGVTKDNFKQIV
- a CDS encoding ferritin; translated protein: MLSNKLIKAINDQINYEMYSANIYFSMKAYCDSLDLDGFSNFFKVQIEEENYHISKFYDFLKRTNARILIGSIDSPDNNYDSINDVFNKALTHEKKVTARIYNLMDLATEEKEHATVSLLKWFIDEQIEEEDTFGKIVKKLDKISGNSAALYMLDTELQSRTFVPPVNENAN
- a CDS encoding cold-shock protein; this encodes MNGTVKWFNGEKGFGFITGEDGKDVFAHFSQINSNGYKTLDEGQKVSYDVVEGPKGLQAENITTI
- the nudC gene encoding NAD(+) diphosphatase gives rise to the protein MNNNFKISSDTLKRSKGSDLCCMFYKQNLLVKKEENIFVIPTFNDIKLLDIHYQTEFFLGSIEKKSCFAIESTSELNLPINFNLMDLYDLGSLLDEQSFLISGRASQILNWDKTHRFCSKCGSKTENKKDEMAKICPNCNHIMYPVICPAIIVAVTKGDKILLAHNNGFKDNMYGLIAGFVEAGEDLNSAVKREIFEEIGIKVKNIEYYRSSPWPFPNSLMIGFFAEYESGHIKVDGSEIKQASWFTKDNFPNIPKKFTIARSLINEFSKRNQ
- a CDS encoding ABC transporter ATP-binding protein, whose amino-acid sequence is MLVEVENLKKSYKTGEVITNVLNGVEMSLDKGEIGVILGPSGSGKSTLLNMIGGIDRCDSGKIAVNKIEITKLNDTELTDYRRNYIGFIFQFYNLIQNLTVLENVEVVSNISKAPLKTDKILKAVGMFDKRYRFPRELSGGEQQRVSIARAVVKNPKLLLCDEPTGALDFSTSREILKLLQKVNEEFKTTILMITHNTAISHMAHRIYKVRNGEITDKILNDTIVPVERIEW
- a CDS encoding FtsX-like permease family protein, with the protein product MENKSQYFGSLALIVISCLLFTMFNQLKINMSKITSSFEKNYNLEDASFITEKKILDVKNLESKFNMVVEESKSVDYEVSSGKTLRILTYNTKVNIPAVTEGKLPDKGEILMDPAYARANKLKIGDHITLYKNIFEISGFMSLPNYIYSLKSENDLISDPNSFGIVVIGKDDFDKINMGSRFYSIRFKGSRNNLSSRIFDIKDYLNRSNIVVLRWISASENPRITYVNLKLEGINKMSSSMPIAILAITCILTGVVMWRMLKKEFTSIGTLYAIGYKKREIMNHYMRYPLIIAVLGGILGTILGGFALKPLLNLMITYFNMPIETIEFNLKYIFISIILPVIFLGVSGYFVINKALKYSPLQLMRGGDQKSKVSFIERNLKLDIFKFSTKFKIREQLRNTGRSAFLLLGIIFATMLLLLGFAQKSSFDFLINKSFGEAFRYRYYYVFNSLQIEKPAIGEAFLEIPFAVKGNDNTNLTVYGINPNSKYVLLKNMSGEKLNYKKVIITRSLAERLKVKSGDTIDIINKLNSKPYKITIDSIAETYAGEYIFMPILRLNNMLKYSSNSYIGLWNINKIDIPQSKLLSSGTVDDLKNAFNSMTQPLQYSIAIVSFVSFLIGLIVVYVVTSLIIDENRKSISLMKVFGYKRKEIYSLILNSSFFIVVLGYILGIPLLLISLEAMFKSLTKSMNFEFPVVIDYPYIILGFLILWFTYEISKMLNKRKINRIKMEEALKSEME